A portion of the Bacillus sp. es.034 genome contains these proteins:
- the ssb gene encoding single-stranded DNA-binding protein has translation MMNRVVLVGRLTKDPELKYTPSGVAVASFTLAVNRSFTNQSGEREADFINCVVWRRPAENVANFLKKGSLAGVDGRIQTRNFEGQDGRRVFMTEVVAESVQFLEPRSANQGDRGGSPGYSGGGQRDQGNPYSQNQNQQRNNNNNNNNYTRVDEDPFANDGQPIDISDDDLPF, from the coding sequence ATGATGAACCGAGTTGTATTAGTAGGGCGTTTAACCAAAGACCCTGAATTAAAATATACTCCAAGTGGAGTGGCTGTGGCTTCGTTTACACTGGCTGTCAATCGTAGTTTTACGAATCAATCAGGAGAACGGGAAGCAGATTTTATTAACTGTGTTGTATGGCGTCGCCCTGCAGAGAATGTAGCAAACTTTCTTAAAAAAGGCAGCTTAGCTGGCGTTGACGGTCGCATTCAAACACGTAATTTCGAAGGACAGGATGGACGTCGTGTGTTTATGACGGAAGTTGTAGCAGAAAGCGTTCAGTTCTTAGAACCGCGTAGTGCGAATCAAGGCGATCGTGGAGGAAGTCCGGGCTATTCGGGTGGAGGTCAGCGTGACCAAGGTAATCCGTATAGTCAGAATCAGAATCAACAACGCAACAACAACAATAATAACAACAACTATACACGTGTAGATGAGGATCCATTTGCAAATGACGGTCAGCCGATCGACATTTCTGATGATGATCTGCCATTCTAA
- the rpsR gene encoding 30S ribosomal protein S18: protein MAGGRRGGRRRRKVCYFTANGITHIDFKDVDLLKKFVSERGKILPRRVTGTNAKYQRKLTRAIKRARTMALLPYVTGE, encoded by the coding sequence ATGGCAGGAGGACGTAGAGGTGGACGTAGACGCCGTAAGGTATGCTACTTCACAGCAAACGGAATTACACATATCGATTTCAAAGATGTTGATCTTCTTAAGAAATTCGTATCTGAACGTGGAAAGATTCTTCCACGTCGTGTAACTGGAACAAACGCTAAGTACCAACGTAAGTTGACTCGTGCGATCAAACGCGCTCGTACAATGGCATTACTTCCATACGTTACTGGTGAATAA